Proteins from a genomic interval of Pseudophryne corroboree isolate aPseCor3 chromosome 4, aPseCor3.hap2, whole genome shotgun sequence:
- the LOC134910507 gene encoding complement component C1q receptor-like yields MKLYNSVLNGKVGSNKGARGERRRMVVSVLGLVLLASSLPLSNGVLGKEQSAALCSTDACYSVHLHKETFSEAHDKCVNRGGNLVTIKSEEEAGYVYNLLWKLTNTTIYTHTLKLWIGLQLKSSCVITDKILKGFSWTTGPQGAEESRFSNWLAEPKKTCTKNKCVSMILKMNSTDNHKWTDIQCSMADGYICKFNFEGMCSRVVLAGPGFVEYDTPFSFKSSSLTLVPYGSTAMVSCGHKAEQDGPMLLCKKEDETNVYQWSNPRLDRRSFGPFCASEELGCKYNNGGCEHDCVEYPQNRSLSCKCKDGYVLASDLVSCIYPDHCQQRPCEQNCINHQQGFECTCSSGFVLAENKVNCIDVDECEKWPCNQTCINTVGSFFCKCNSGFEQKDSQCIDIDECVHSSCSQGCLNNHGSYICSCSNGYVIDSDKTSCLDVDECIDSPCAESCHNTPGSYVCSCPKGFVLSSDHISCVQELQNSITFTIGHMNIGMETKDSETTGGIQTDSTYQPTAYSFMDVPMQGGGKIKSAPSTPMSPEGDNFLGNSSVGQVLHGNADGLSNILLVSIICACVGVLLLLAVAAGILCYRKRNAKKEEVEKPPSATDNYCWVPEQSNNKTANNDYR; encoded by the coding sequence ATGAAGCTTTACAATTCTGTCTTGAACGGGAAGGTAGGCAGCAACAAAGGAGCAAGAGGAGAACGGAGAAGAATGGTGGTATCAGTATTAGGACTTGTCCTTTTGGCCTCCTCTCTACCTTTATCCAATGGAGTACTTGGAAAGGAGCAAAGTGCAGCACTGTGTTCAACAGACGCCTGTTATAGTGTCCACTTGCATAAGGAAACATTTAGTGAGGCACATGACAAGTGTGTTAACAGAGGAGGTAACCTGGTGACAATAAAAAGTGAAGAAGAAGCCGGATATGTCTACAATTTGCTTTGGAAGCTCACAAATACCACCATATATACTCATACTTTAAAGCTTTGGATTGGACTTCAGTTGAAGTCTTCATGTGTGATTACAGATAAAATTCTGAAGGGGTTTTCTTGGACCACTGGACCTCAGGGTGCAGAAGAAAGTCGATTCTCAAATTGGCTGGCTGAACCAAAAAAAACTTGCACCAAGAATAAGTGTGTGAGTATGATCCTGAAGATGAACTCTACTGATAATCATAAATGGACTGATATACAATGCTCAATGGCTGATGGTTATATCTGCAAGTTCAACTTCGAGGGCATGTGCTCAAGAGTGGTGCTTGCCGGCCCAGGATTTGTTGAATATGATACCCCTTTTAGTTTCAAAAGTTCCTCTTTGACTTTAGTACCTTATGGCTCAACTGCAATGGTGTCTTGTGGCCACAAAGCAGAACAAGATGGGCCAATGTTACTTTGTAAGAAAGAGGATGAGACTAATGTGTACCAATGGAGTAATCCTCGATTGGACAGGAGATCTTTTGGACCTTTTTGTGCATCTGAGGAACTGGGCTGTAAGTACAATAATGGAGGTTGTGAGCATGACTGTGTTGAGTATCCACAAAACAGATCCCTCTCCTGTAAATGCAAAGATGGCTATGTGCTAGCATCTGACTTGGTGTCTTGTATTTACCCTGACCATTGCCAGCAGAGACCGTGTGAGCAGAACTGCATAAACCACCAGCAAGGCTTTGAATGCACATGTTCTTCTGGCTTTGTGCTAGCTGAAAACAAGGTAAACTGCATAGATGTTGATGAATGTGAGAAATGGCCTTGCAACCAGACATGCATCAATACTGTGGGTAGTTTCTTCTGCAAGTGTAACTCAGGCTTTGAACAGAAAGACTCTCAATGCATTGACATAGATGAATGTGTCCACTCTTCCTGCTCCCAGGGTTGCCTCAATAACCATGGGTCTTACATATGCTCCTGTAGTAATGGTTATGTCATTGATAGTGATAAGACCTCTTGCCTGGACGTGGATGAGTGCATTGACTCCCCCTGCGCAGAGTCCTGCCACAACACCCCAGGGAGCTATGTATGTTCCTGCCCAAAGGGATTTGTGCTATCTTCTGACCACATCTCCTGTGTCCAGGAATTGCAAAACTCCATCACATTTACCATTGGCCATATGAATATTGGTATGGAAACAAAAGACAGTGAGACTACTGGTGGAATCCAAACAGACAGCACCTACCAACCAACTGCATATTCTTTTATGGATGTGCCTATGCAAGGAGGGGGTAAAATAAAGTCTGCACCCTCCACTCCAATGTCCCCTGAAGGAGATAACTTCCTTGGCAATAGCTCTGTGGGTCAGGTACTGCATGGCAATGCAGATGGTCTAAGCAATATACTCTTAGTGAGTATAATATGCGCCTGTGTTGGGGTATTGTTACTCCTGGCTGTTGCGGCAGGGATTCTGTGCTACAGAAAGAGGAATGCAAAGAAAGAAGAGGTCGAGAAGCCACCCAGTGCAACTGATAACTACTGCTGGGTCCCAGAGCAATCAAATAACAAAACTGCAAACAATGACTATAGGTAA